A genomic region of Cyanobacteriota bacterium contains the following coding sequences:
- a CDS encoding aminotransferase class V-fold PLP-dependent enzyme, producing NNTAIRAAIAAQPERRHLITTQVEHACVLNLFKHLEKQGYTVTYLSVNRKGQVDLMELEAAMTGNTALISMMYANNETGTVFPVEQAGAIAKEYGASFHVDAVQVAGKLPLNMKSSTIDLLTISGHKLHAPKGIGALYVRRGYRFRPLLIGGHQERGRRAGTENVAGIIGLGKAAELAQQHLGDIAREKKLRDRLEQGLLAIPDTEVNGDRKNRLPNTTNIGFKYIEGEAILLSLDQYGTCASSGSACTSGSLEPSHVLRAMGVPYTTLHGSIRFSLSRYTTDAEVDRTLEVMPGIVKRLRDLSPFNNDQVDWLQERTLVASH from the coding sequence AACAACACTGCTATTCGAGCGGCAATTGCAGCCCAACCAGAGCGCCGCCATCTGATTACCACCCAAGTGGAACATGCCTGTGTGCTCAACCTGTTTAAGCACTTAGAAAAGCAGGGGTATACCGTCACCTACCTGTCAGTCAACCGTAAGGGACAGGTGGACTTGATGGAACTAGAAGCAGCCATGACAGGCAATACCGCCCTAATATCTATGATGTATGCCAACAACGAGACAGGCACCGTGTTTCCGGTGGAGCAAGCAGGGGCGATCGCTAAGGAATATGGCGCTAGCTTTCATGTGGATGCTGTGCAGGTAGCGGGTAAACTGCCCCTAAATATGAAGTCCAGCACCATTGATTTGCTGACGATTTCAGGCCATAAGCTCCATGCTCCCAAAGGGATAGGTGCTCTGTATGTTCGCCGGGGCTACCGCTTCCGTCCGTTGCTGATTGGTGGTCACCAAGAGCGGGGTCGTCGTGCTGGAACGGAAAATGTGGCTGGCATCATTGGTTTGGGCAAAGCCGCAGAGCTAGCACAACAGCACCTGGGTGATATAGCACGGGAGAAGAAGTTGCGCGATCGCCTAGAACAGGGGTTATTAGCTATTCCAGATACGGAGGTGAATGGCGATCGTAAAAACCGTCTACCGAACACCACCAACATTGGCTTTAAGTACATCGAAGGGGAAGCTATTCTCCTCTCCTTAGATCAGTATGGCACCTGTGCCTCTTCTGGCTCTGCCTGTACCTCTGGTTCTCTGGAGCCATCCCATGTGTTGCGAGCCATGGGGGTACCCTATACCACGTTGCACGGCTCTATCCGGTTTAGTCTGTCACGCTATACCACTGATGCTGAGGTCGATCGCACCCTTGAAGTTATGCCAGGGATTGTGAAACGCCTGCGTGATCTATCCCCCTTTAACAACGACCAAGTTGACTGGTTACAGGAGCGTACCCTCGTGGCTAGTCACTAG
- the nifH gene encoding nitrogenase iron protein, which translates to MTDESIRQIAFYGKGGIGKSTTSQNTIAGLAEMGERIMIVGCDPKADSTRLMLHSKAQTTILHLAAERGAVEDLELEEVMLTGYLGVRCVESGGPEPGVGCAGRGIITAINFLEENGAYEDLDFVSYDVLGDVVCGGFAMPIREGKAQEIYIVTSGEMMAMYAANNIARGILKYAHSGGVRLGGLICNSRKVDREIELIETLAERLNTQMIHFVPRDNIVQHAELRRMTVIEYAPDSNQANEYRALAKKIKENTKCTIPTPISMDELEDLLVEFGILTGEEEYQKAIQEGTRAPAGVA; encoded by the coding sequence ATGACTGACGAAAGCATTAGACAGATAGCCTTCTATGGCAAGGGTGGCATTGGTAAATCCACCACTTCGCAAAACACGATCGCTGGTCTAGCAGAAATGGGTGAGCGCATCATGATTGTTGGATGCGACCCCAAAGCAGATTCCACCCGCTTGATGCTGCACAGCAAAGCTCAGACTACCATTCTGCACCTAGCTGCTGAGCGCGGCGCGGTAGAAGACCTGGAACTCGAAGAAGTGATGCTCACAGGGTACTTAGGGGTTCGCTGCGTTGAATCTGGTGGCCCAGAACCTGGTGTAGGCTGTGCTGGTCGTGGCATCATCACTGCCATCAACTTCCTGGAAGAGAACGGTGCCTATGAAGACCTAGACTTCGTTTCCTATGACGTATTAGGTGACGTAGTTTGCGGTGGTTTTGCTATGCCTATTCGGGAAGGCAAAGCCCAAGAGATTTACATCGTTACCTCTGGTGAAATGATGGCTATGTATGCGGCCAACAATATTGCTCGCGGTATTTTGAAGTATGCTCACTCTGGTGGCGTGCGCCTAGGTGGCTTGATCTGCAACAGCCGTAAGGTTGACCGGGAAATTGAACTAATTGAAACCCTGGCAGAACGGCTGAATACTCAGATGATCCACTTTGTTCCCCGTGACAATATTGTTCAGCACGCTGAACTGCGTCGTATGACGGTAATTGAGTATGCTCCCGACAGCAATCAAGCTAACGAATACCGCGCCCTAGCGAAGAAGATTAAAGAGAATACCAAGTGCACCATCCCAACCCCAATCTCGATGGATGAACTGGAAGACCTGCTAGTCGAATTCGGTATTTTGACTGGTGAAGAAGAGTACCAGAAAGCTATTCAGGAGGGTACTCGCGCCCCTGCTGGCGTTGCTTAG
- the nifU gene encoding Fe-S cluster assembly protein NifU, with protein sequence MWDYTEKVLDLFYNPKNQGAIDETGEAGIAVVYGEVGSIACGDALRLHLKIEIETDKILDARFQTFGCTSAIASSSALTELIKGLTLDEALKISNRDIADYLGGLPEAKMHCSVMGQEALEAAIYKYRGIEVEHHDDDDGNLVCSCFGVSEARIRRVVIENNLTTVEQVTSYVKAGGGCSACTAEIEDLIAAVRKETDLTAARVAAEIATAQANHHPLTTVQKIGLIQTVLQDVRPILLADGGDVELYDVEGDVVKVVLKGACGSCESSTATLKNAIEVRLRDRVLPTLVVEAVA encoded by the coding sequence ATGTGGGACTACACAGAAAAAGTTCTCGACCTGTTTTATAACCCTAAAAATCAAGGGGCGATCGATGAAACTGGTGAAGCCGGGATTGCAGTGGTCTATGGCGAAGTAGGTAGCATTGCCTGCGGTGACGCACTCCGACTGCATCTCAAGATTGAAATCGAGACAGACAAGATCTTAGATGCTCGCTTCCAAACCTTTGGCTGCACTAGTGCGATCGCCTCCTCATCTGCCCTAACAGAACTGATCAAAGGCTTGACCTTGGATGAAGCCCTGAAGATTAGTAATCGTGATATTGCTGATTATTTAGGTGGCCTGCCAGAGGCCAAGATGCATTGCTCTGTCATGGGGCAAGAAGCCTTGGAAGCTGCCATCTACAAATATCGGGGCATTGAAGTAGAACACCATGACGACGATGATGGCAATTTGGTCTGTAGCTGCTTTGGGGTCAGCGAAGCCAGAATTCGACGAGTGGTGATTGAAAATAACCTGACCACAGTGGAACAGGTGACCAGCTACGTCAAAGCGGGGGGTGGATGCAGTGCCTGCACTGCTGAAATCGAAGATTTAATTGCCGCTGTCCGCAAAGAAACTGACCTGACGGCTGCCCGTGTTGCCGCTGAAATTGCCACCGCTCAGGCAAACCATCATCCCCTCACCACGGTGCAAAAAATTGGACTAATTCAGACTGTGTTGCAAGATGTGCGTCCTATTTTGTTGGCCGATGGTGGTGATGTCGAACTCTACGACGTGGAGGGTGATGTGGTCAAAGTTGTGCTGAAAGGGGCTTGTGGTTCCTGTGAAAGCAGTACTGCAACGCTGAAAAACGCGATCGAAGTGCGATTGCGAGATCGTGTATTGCCCACCCTAGTCGTGGAGGCTGTTGCCTGA